A region from the Prevotella melaninogenica genome encodes:
- the tnpC gene encoding IS66 family transposase, whose translation MNTSNNKTASNYHFLTREDFINLLEQKDMELKSKDVELKSKNVELKQKDAEIKVKDVEIKQKDAELKQKDAELARKSQRILELERMVFGRRSEKRLPESPNGWAGSFFDKDWAKEGKQLSGEIPTIIKEVEKQAKQRREASRNARSTRKGKPYASYVPKDIERVVTEIYPDGYDENRMVIIGHDKTEHLCLRPSSFYVKVEDRIVCRLKDAKPTDAKIDILEAPLQKQAVDCFADASLLAEIITGKFVYHLPEYRQSTRWKEYGINIPTSTINSWVHSTANALYPLYKLQAKLILQSPYLQVDETSVQVADRKGKTRKGYLWGVRDALHCRGVFFHWKEGSRSGAVPDELFKGYHGAIQSDGYEAYSRFENVQGIELLGCMAHVRRKFEHLSTNDKNAAHIVKMIAVLYELEANLKHSNASYEEIQAERKSKAYPILKALEAYMKEVHKEYLPGEAMEKALRYAFAVWIRISRYVQDGRFNIDNNLMEQAIRPITLGRKNYLFCGNNEGAENNAIFYTFMACCREAKIEPNVWLRQVLAKPLLDMEDEELIKLLPINYK comes from the coding sequence ATGAATACATCCAACAATAAGACTGCGTCTAACTATCATTTTTTAACTCGAGAAGATTTTATAAATCTCCTTGAGCAGAAAGACATGGAGCTTAAAAGTAAGGATGTAGAACTTAAGAGCAAGAATGTTGAACTTAAGCAAAAGGACGCAGAGATCAAGGTTAAGGATGTTGAGATTAAGCAAAAGGATGCAGAACTTAAGCAAAAGGATGCAGAGTTAGCAAGAAAATCTCAACGTATTCTTGAACTTGAGCGTATGGTATTCGGTAGACGTAGCGAAAAGCGTTTACCTGAGAGTCCCAACGGCTGGGCAGGTTCGTTCTTTGATAAAGATTGGGCAAAAGAAGGTAAACAACTTTCGGGGGAAATACCAACTATCATCAAGGAAGTAGAGAAGCAAGCTAAGCAGCGCAGGGAAGCAAGCCGCAACGCTCGTTCTACGAGAAAAGGCAAGCCATATGCCTCTTATGTTCCTAAGGATATAGAGCGTGTGGTTACTGAGATTTATCCAGACGGTTATGATGAAAACCGTATGGTTATCATCGGTCACGATAAGACAGAACACTTGTGCTTACGTCCCTCAAGCTTTTATGTTAAGGTTGAAGACCGCATCGTCTGCCGTTTGAAAGATGCAAAACCCACGGATGCAAAGATTGACATACTGGAAGCTCCTTTACAGAAGCAAGCTGTGGATTGTTTTGCCGATGCCTCTCTGCTGGCTGAGATTATCACAGGAAAGTTTGTCTATCATTTGCCAGAGTATAGACAAAGCACCAGATGGAAAGAGTATGGCATCAACATCCCAACCTCTACCATAAACAGCTGGGTTCACAGCACAGCTAACGCTTTATATCCTCTATATAAACTCCAAGCAAAGTTGATTTTACAGAGTCCCTACTTGCAAGTTGATGAGACAAGCGTACAAGTTGCCGACCGTAAGGGTAAGACTCGCAAGGGTTATCTGTGGGGAGTAAGAGATGCGCTGCACTGCCGAGGGGTCTTCTTTCATTGGAAGGAAGGTTCACGATCTGGAGCCGTACCCGACGAACTCTTCAAAGGCTATCATGGTGCTATACAATCCGATGGGTATGAAGCTTACAGCAGATTTGAAAACGTTCAAGGCATAGAGCTCTTGGGATGTATGGCACATGTCCGGCGAAAGTTCGAGCATTTATCGACAAATGACAAGAATGCCGCCCATATCGTTAAGATGATCGCCGTACTCTACGAGTTAGAAGCAAACTTAAAACACAGTAACGCCAGCTACGAAGAGATTCAGGCTGAAAGAAAATCCAAAGCATATCCTATATTAAAGGCTCTTGAAGCATATATGAAGGAGGTACACAAGGAGTATCTCCCTGGCGAAGCTATGGAGAAAGCTCTGCGTTATGCTTTCGCCGTATGGATACGCATCAGCCGATACGTACAAGATGGGCGTTTCAATATAGACAACAATCTTATGGAGCAAGCCATCAGACCCATTACATTGGGAAGGAAAAACTATCTGTTCTGTGGCAACAACGAAGGAGCCGAAAACAATGCCATCTTCTATACGTTCATGGCATGTTGTAGGGAAGCAAAGATAGAACCTAATGTGTGGTTAAGGCAGGTATTAGCAAAACCCTTGCTGGACAT
- the tnpB gene encoding IS66 family insertion sequence element accessory protein TnpB (TnpB, as the term is used for proteins encoded by IS66 family insertion elements, is considered an accessory protein, since TnpC, encoded by a neighboring gene, is a DDE family transposase.): MFALNETNVYRVCCSPVDMRQGMLRLCQFVRGNDFNPSDGCVYVFYNRSRNRIKLLHWERCGFVVYHKQMAQGCLSGKIMQQTKGFYELRWDELVLYIEGINPHCYRRKRYNKP; encoded by the coding sequence ATGTTTGCACTGAATGAAACAAATGTTTATCGGGTTTGTTGTTCTCCTGTGGATATGCGCCAGGGGATGCTTCGATTATGTCAATTCGTCCGTGGTAATGATTTTAACCCATCTGATGGTTGTGTTTATGTGTTCTATAATCGTTCTCGCAATCGTATCAAGCTGCTTCATTGGGAACGATGTGGTTTTGTCGTATACCACAAGCAGATGGCACAGGGTTGTTTAAGTGGTAAAATCATGCAGCAAACCAAGGGATTTTATGAACTTCGATGGGATGAATTGGTCCTTTATATAGAAGGTATAAATCCTCATTGTTATCGAAGGAAACGTTACAATAAACCTTAG